A genomic region of Salvelinus namaycush isolate Seneca chromosome 7, SaNama_1.0, whole genome shotgun sequence contains the following coding sequences:
- the LOC120050809 gene encoding ephrin-A2-like — MVKRNCLEKRKDNWFHHDYRVAVNINDYLDIYCPFYTNGPPAHGRMERYILFMVNHEGYTSCQHRMRGFKRWECNRPTGPDGPLRFSEKFQLFTPFSLGFEFRPGHEYYYISSPHPNHVGRPCLRLKVYVRPPGSSGFDSPEPFLTDGAADWSPESLLAPALIPSLATLLLCFLSSL; from the exons GTTCCACCATGACTACAGGGTTGCGGTCAATATAAATGACTACCTCGACATCTACTGTCCATTCTACACCAATGGCCCTCCGGCTCACGGTCGAATGGAACGCTATATCCTGTTCATGGTCAACCACGAGGGGTACACTTCCTGTCAACACAGGATGAGGGGGTTCAAACGCTGGGAGTGCAACCGTCCTACCGGTCCTGACGGTCCCCTGCGCTTCTCAGAAAAGTTCCAGCTGTTTACGCCTTTCTCCCTGGGCTTCGAGTTCAGGCCAGGACACGAATACTACTATATCT cGTCTCCTCATCCCAACCATGTAGGGAGGCCGTGTCTGAGGCTGAAGGTGTATGTCAGACCCCCAG GCAGTTCAGGGTTTGACTCTCCAGAGCCCTTTTTGACTGATGGAGCTGCAGACTGGAGCCCAGAGTCCCTGCTAGCCCCAGCCCTAATACCCAGCCTTGCCACACTGCTACTGTGCTTCCTCTCATcgctgtga